A stretch of the Tardiphaga sp. 709 genome encodes the following:
- the lexA gene encoding transcriptional repressor LexA encodes MLTRKQYELLRFIDQRLKEAGVPPSFDEMKDALDLRSKSGIHRLITALEERGFIRRLPNRARAIEVIKLPELGAPVTGGTGRRGFTPSVIEGTLGKVRSAASIASHSGDDDNGRTVAIPVMGRIAAGTPIEALQTRSHTISMPADMLGSGEHYALEVRGDSMQDAGILDGDTVLIQRNESADTGDIVVALIDDEEATLKRFRRRGASIALEPANDAYEVRILPPNRVRIQGKLIGLYRRY; translated from the coding sequence ATGCTCACGCGCAAACAATACGAACTCCTGCGATTCATCGATCAACGGTTGAAGGAAGCCGGCGTCCCGCCCTCCTTCGACGAGATGAAGGATGCGCTCGACCTGCGCTCGAAGTCCGGCATCCATCGTCTGATCACAGCACTGGAAGAACGCGGCTTCATACGCCGTCTACCCAATCGCGCCCGTGCCATCGAAGTCATCAAGCTGCCAGAGCTCGGCGCGCCGGTCACCGGCGGCACCGGACGCCGCGGCTTTACGCCCAGCGTCATCGAAGGCACGCTCGGCAAGGTGCGTTCGGCCGCCAGCATCGCTAGCCACAGCGGCGATGATGACAACGGCCGCACGGTTGCTATCCCGGTCATGGGCCGCATCGCGGCCGGTACGCCGATCGAGGCGCTGCAGACCCGCAGCCACACGATCAGCATGCCCGCCGACATGCTCGGCTCCGGCGAACATTATGCGCTCGAAGTGCGCGGCGATTCCATGCAGGACGCCGGCATTCTCGATGGCGATACCGTGCTGATCCAGCGCAACGAGAGCGCCGACACCGGCGACATCGTGGTGGCCCTGATCGACGACGAGGAAGCCACCCTGAAGCGCTTCCGCCGCCGCGGCGCGTCAATCGCGCTGGAGCCCGCCAACGACGCCTACGAGGTCCGCATCCTGCCGCCCAACCGGGTGCGCATTCAGGGCAAGCTGATCGGCCTGTATCGCCGCTACTGA